In Capillimicrobium parvum, a genomic segment contains:
- a CDS encoding alpha/beta hydrolase — translation MLVPATTATARLPRAARAALAGVLGLVALAAGGAVFLAHAILTGVRPVDVLGILLIPVGVALLAVAATTALRGRRRWVQIVSVVVAVAVVAQWWLVPVINAGLATNAPREQVASAATLGLPGARDVAFTASDGVRLAGWYVPGRHGTAVVLAHGSHDDRSDTLVHLRLLARAGYGVLAYDARGHGESAGATNALGWQGREDVAGAAAFLRRQPGVERVAMLGLSMGAEEALRAAAGGVPLAAVVADGAGASTSGDQRLVEGGPLPASVTWVTMRGVELLGGGDEPAALADVAGRIGAPVLLIASGARHEREIDARLRERIGPRAVLWSVPDAAHTKAVERHPAAYAARVLGFLRATT, via the coding sequence ATGCTCGTCCCCGCCACGACCGCGACCGCGCGGCTGCCGCGCGCGGCCCGCGCCGCGCTCGCCGGCGTCCTCGGACTCGTCGCCCTGGCGGCGGGCGGCGCCGTGTTCCTCGCGCACGCGATCCTCACCGGCGTGCGGCCCGTGGACGTGCTGGGCATCCTGCTCATCCCCGTGGGCGTCGCGCTGCTCGCCGTCGCCGCGACGACGGCCCTGCGCGGCCGGCGGCGGTGGGTGCAGATCGTCTCGGTCGTCGTGGCCGTCGCCGTGGTGGCGCAGTGGTGGCTCGTGCCGGTCATCAACGCCGGCCTGGCGACGAACGCGCCGCGCGAGCAGGTCGCGAGCGCCGCGACGCTCGGCCTGCCGGGCGCCCGCGACGTGGCGTTCACGGCGTCCGACGGCGTGCGCCTCGCCGGCTGGTACGTGCCGGGACGCCACGGGACCGCGGTCGTCCTGGCCCACGGATCCCACGACGACCGCTCCGACACGCTGGTCCATCTGCGGCTCCTGGCCCGCGCCGGCTACGGCGTGCTCGCCTACGACGCCCGCGGCCACGGCGAGAGCGCGGGCGCCACGAACGCGCTCGGCTGGCAGGGCCGTGAGGACGTCGCCGGCGCCGCCGCGTTCCTGCGCCGGCAGCCCGGTGTCGAGCGGGTTGCGATGCTCGGCCTGTCGATGGGGGCGGAGGAGGCCCTGCGGGCCGCAGCCGGCGGCGTGCCGCTCGCGGCGGTCGTCGCCGACGGAGCCGGGGCCTCGACCTCCGGCGACCAGCGGCTCGTCGAGGGCGGCCCGCTGCCCGCGTCGGTCACCTGGGTGACGATGCGCGGCGTCGAGCTGCTCGGCGGCGGTGACGAGCCGGCGGCGCTGGCGGACGTCGCGGGGCGCATCGGCGCGCCGGTCCTGCTCATCGCCTCCGGTGCGAGGCACGAGCGCGAGATCGACGCCCGGCTGCGCGAGCGCATCGGCCCGCGGGCCGTGCTGTGGTCCGTGCCCGACGCGGCCCACACGAAGGCCGTCGAGCGCCACCCCGCCGCCTACGCCGCGCGGGTGCTCGGCTTCCTACGGGCGACGACGTAG
- a CDS encoding ATP-binding protein, with translation MRRRLVLSTALIAVAAVLLLGVPLGVVGTQLLRQSANQRLEREADRAATRLAAERAAGRRIDAALLAEVAAPGHRLEVTLRNGRVVSGGDRIDDGGFRVPADGNAGFRRVVAVAPGDESTERVGTVWLAVGLLSLLAVVAAVVLALVQARRLARPFERLAGRAAGVGHPGFATEHEISGVPEVDAVEQALTSADARIADLLRAEREFSANASHQLRSPLTGLRLRLEEINVLADDGPIAQEAAAAQGQADRLMDTIEHLEAVGRRREAAGAGPVADLAGIVDEQARAVWRPRFDAARRALVVHVPDEAPVGLAPEAIRQIADVLLDNALAHGDGATSVSVTTGPSWSRLAVEDEGSGVADADRDLVFLRGHSAAGGSGVGLALARDLVRRGGGELSVRHGSRFEAVLPAP, from the coding sequence ATGCGCCGGCGGCTGGTCCTCTCCACCGCGCTGATCGCCGTCGCGGCGGTGCTGCTGCTCGGCGTGCCGCTCGGCGTCGTCGGCACGCAGCTCCTGCGCCAGTCGGCGAACCAGCGCCTCGAGCGCGAGGCGGACCGGGCGGCCACGCGGCTGGCGGCCGAGCGCGCCGCCGGTCGCCGGATCGACGCCGCGCTGCTCGCCGAGGTCGCCGCGCCCGGCCACCGGCTCGAGGTCACGCTCAGGAACGGGCGCGTCGTGTCGGGCGGCGACCGCATCGACGACGGCGGCTTCCGCGTCCCGGCCGACGGCAACGCGGGCTTCCGGCGGGTGGTGGCGGTCGCGCCCGGCGACGAGAGCACGGAGCGCGTCGGCACCGTCTGGCTCGCGGTCGGCCTGCTCTCGCTGCTGGCGGTGGTCGCGGCGGTCGTGCTCGCCCTGGTGCAGGCGCGGCGGCTCGCGCGGCCATTCGAGCGGCTCGCCGGCCGCGCCGCCGGCGTCGGCCATCCGGGCTTCGCCACCGAGCACGAGATCAGTGGCGTGCCCGAGGTCGACGCGGTCGAGCAGGCCCTGACCTCGGCCGACGCCCGCATCGCCGATCTCCTGCGCGCCGAGCGCGAGTTCTCCGCCAACGCCTCGCACCAGCTGCGCAGCCCGCTCACCGGCCTGCGCCTGCGGCTGGAGGAGATCAACGTCCTCGCCGACGATGGGCCGATCGCCCAGGAGGCCGCGGCCGCCCAGGGCCAGGCGGACCGGCTCATGGACACGATCGAGCACCTCGAGGCGGTCGGTCGCCGGCGGGAGGCGGCGGGCGCCGGCCCGGTCGCCGACCTCGCGGGGATCGTCGACGAGCAGGCGCGCGCCGTCTGGCGGCCCCGGTTCGACGCCGCGCGGCGCGCGCTGGTCGTCCACGTCCCCGACGAGGCCCCGGTCGGGCTGGCCCCGGAGGCGATCCGCCAGATCGCCGACGTGCTGCTCGACAACGCGCTCGCGCACGGCGACGGCGCGACGAGCGTGTCCGTCACCACCGGCCCGAGCTGGTCGCGCCTGGCGGTCGAGGACGAGGGCTCCGGCGTCGCCGACGCCGACCGCGACCTCGTGTTCCTGCGCGGCCACTCGGCGGCCGGAGGCAGCGGGGTGGGCCTCGCGCTCGCGCGCGATCTCGTGCGCCGGGGCGGCGGCGAGCTGTCCGTGCGGCACGGGTCGCGCTTCGAGGCCGTGCTGCCGGCGCCGTAG
- a CDS encoding response regulator transcription factor, with translation MARLLVVEDDAAIADPLVRALEREGHDVEHAGTGEDALQAAAEAPFEVVVLDLGLPGIDGIEVCRRLHERESRPSVLMLTARSSELDEVLGLDAGADDYVTKPFTLAVLTARVRALLRRRGARTATGPAEAAGVRVDRAARRAWRDDRELELAPKEFDLLAVLVESAGAVVRRDELMSRIWDENWWGSTKTLDVHVGWLRRKLGDPPLITTVRGVGFRFEADGEDTAAAR, from the coding sequence ATGGCGCGACTGCTCGTGGTGGAGGACGACGCCGCGATCGCCGATCCGCTCGTGCGGGCGCTCGAGCGCGAGGGGCACGACGTCGAGCATGCGGGCACCGGCGAGGACGCGCTGCAGGCGGCGGCCGAGGCGCCGTTCGAGGTCGTCGTGCTCGACCTCGGCCTGCCCGGCATCGACGGGATCGAGGTCTGCCGCCGGCTGCACGAGCGCGAGTCGCGGCCGTCGGTGCTCATGCTCACCGCGCGCAGCTCTGAGCTCGACGAGGTGCTCGGGCTCGACGCCGGCGCCGACGACTACGTCACCAAGCCGTTCACGCTCGCCGTCCTCACCGCGCGCGTGCGGGCGCTGCTGCGCCGCCGGGGCGCCCGCACCGCCACCGGGCCGGCCGAGGCGGCGGGCGTCCGCGTCGACCGGGCGGCGAGGCGGGCGTGGCGCGACGACCGCGAGCTCGAGCTTGCGCCGAAGGAGTTCGACCTCCTCGCCGTGCTCGTCGAGAGCGCCGGCGCGGTCGTGCGCCGGGACGAGCTCATGAGCCGCATCTGGGACGAGAACTGGTGGGGATCGACGAAGACGCTCGACGTGCACGTCGGGTGGCTGCGGCGCAAGCTCGGCGACCCGCCCCTCATCACGACCGTGCGCGGCGTCGGCTTCCGCTTCGAGGCCGACGGCGAGGACACGGCCGCCGCCCGCTGA
- a CDS encoding class I SAM-dependent methyltransferase, with translation MPFRGADSFPDWLRLRRLDVRRETLARAYGVTRGRRTFAFDGRTYRYAFAPYNWAFENERSVEVAMASQAVRDRPNARTLELGHVLAHYGVTGHDVVDKYEHAPGVRNEDILDVAPVPLYDLVVSVSTIEHVGWDEEPQDRGKAVRAAAHLVRLLRPGGELWLSWPIGHNPGLDEALHAGALPYDRIGFLRRVSADNRWVEATATEVADARYDAPYRWANAIAVARHRA, from the coding sequence ATGCCCTTCCGCGGCGCCGACTCCTTCCCCGACTGGCTGCGCCTGCGCCGGCTCGACGTGCGCCGCGAGACGCTCGCACGCGCGTACGGGGTGACGCGGGGGCGGCGCACGTTCGCCTTCGACGGGCGCACGTACCGCTACGCGTTCGCGCCCTACAACTGGGCGTTCGAGAACGAGCGGTCGGTGGAGGTGGCGATGGCGTCGCAGGCGGTGCGCGACCGCCCGAACGCCCGGACCCTCGAGCTCGGCCACGTGCTCGCCCACTACGGCGTGACGGGCCACGACGTCGTCGACAAGTACGAGCACGCGCCGGGCGTGCGCAACGAGGACATCCTCGACGTCGCGCCCGTGCCGCTCTACGACCTGGTGGTGTCGGTCTCGACCATCGAGCACGTCGGCTGGGACGAGGAGCCGCAGGACCGCGGGAAGGCGGTGCGCGCCGCGGCCCACCTCGTGCGGCTGCTGCGCCCCGGCGGCGAGCTGTGGCTGTCGTGGCCGATCGGCCACAACCCGGGCCTGGACGAGGCGCTGCACGCCGGCGCGCTGCCCTACGACCGCATCGGCTTCCTGCGCCGGGTCAGCGCCGACAACCGCTGGGTCGAGGCGACGGCGACCGAGGTCGCGGACGCGCGCTACGACGCGCCGTACCGCTGGGCGAACGCGATCGCCGTCGCCCGCCACCGCGCCTAG
- a CDS encoding glycosyltransferase family 4 protein, whose protein sequence is MRLLWVVHCYPPAIGGVERVVADLCEGLAADHGFGVTVATTDAQSVDGFRDPHLPRVAAPSDEVRNGVRILRFGTRTWLCGAVYRAQFAAWKARLPGNDVLRTWGSGPLSPALRRAARTLPADVVAAASLPLNHLHYPVGRADGAPVVFLPAAHTGDRWGYERPNLVRVLNRGAATVPFTAHERDWLAEQGVRPERLHVIPAGIDTGAAGGRRGAFRAAHGIGTDDTIVAYVGQHGSHKGLDTLVAAVPALLAQRPDAWLVLAGARTPYSDRLAEQIAALDPAARARVVVRHDVPAQEKAALLADTDVFASPSHAESFGLTTLEAWDRRLPVVLGDSPSQREIAGAAAAFVAPGDAAALAQTLAALAADAQRRARLGEAGHALLQARFTRAAMVRAWAELLRGVAAGRARAAGAAA, encoded by the coding sequence GTGCGCCTGCTCTGGGTCGTCCACTGCTACCCGCCGGCGATCGGCGGCGTCGAGCGGGTCGTCGCCGACCTGTGCGAGGGCCTGGCCGCCGATCACGGCTTCGGCGTAACCGTCGCGACGACGGACGCCCAGAGCGTCGACGGCTTTCGCGACCCGCACCTCCCGCGCGTCGCCGCGCCATCCGACGAGGTGCGCAACGGCGTGCGGATCCTGCGCTTTGGCACCCGGACATGGCTGTGCGGTGCGGTGTACCGCGCCCAGTTCGCGGCCTGGAAGGCCCGGCTGCCCGGCAACGACGTGCTGCGGACGTGGGGCAGCGGCCCGCTGAGCCCCGCGCTGCGCCGTGCGGCGCGCACGCTGCCGGCCGACGTGGTCGCCGCCGCGTCGCTGCCGCTCAACCACCTGCACTACCCGGTCGGCCGCGCCGACGGGGCACCCGTCGTCTTCCTGCCCGCCGCCCACACGGGCGACCGCTGGGGCTACGAGCGCCCGAACCTCGTCCGGGTCCTCAACCGTGGTGCCGCGACGGTCCCGTTCACCGCGCACGAGCGCGACTGGCTGGCGGAGCAGGGGGTGCGGCCGGAGCGCCTGCACGTCATCCCGGCCGGCATCGACACCGGCGCGGCCGGCGGGCGCCGCGGCGCCTTCCGCGCCGCGCACGGCATCGGCACGGACGACACGATCGTCGCCTACGTCGGCCAGCACGGGTCCCACAAGGGCCTCGACACGCTCGTCGCCGCCGTGCCCGCCCTCCTGGCGCAGCGGCCGGACGCATGGCTGGTGCTCGCCGGCGCGCGCACCCCGTACTCGGACCGGCTGGCCGAGCAGATCGCGGCGCTCGACCCGGCCGCCCGCGCCCGCGTCGTCGTCCGCCACGACGTCCCCGCGCAGGAGAAGGCGGCGCTGCTGGCCGACACCGACGTGTTCGCTTCGCCCTCGCACGCCGAGTCCTTCGGCCTGACGACCCTCGAGGCGTGGGACCGGCGGCTGCCGGTCGTCCTGGGCGACAGCCCGAGCCAGCGCGAGATCGCTGGCGCCGCCGCCGCCTTCGTCGCCCCGGGCGACGCGGCCGCTCTGGCGCAGACGCTGGCCGCGCTGGCCGCCGATGCGCAGCGGCGCGCGCGCCTGGGCGAGGCCGGCCACGCGCTCCTGCAGGCCCGCTTCACCCGCGCGGCGATGGTCCGGGCCTGGGCCGAGCTGCTACGCGGCGTGGCGGCCGGTCGGGCGCGCGCCGCGGGCGCGGCGGCCTGA
- a CDS encoding lysylphosphatidylglycerol synthase transmembrane domain-containing protein has product MEPRPSAAVLTPLSPSRHWGAAHASRRRPPRALLLAAAGGAAVAAVLLLGGRPAQAFADALDRIFSAQPGWALAAVGFELVSITGYSLLLWHVAGRGSSRIDLRTSYQVTLAGAAATRLLPTGGMGGVALTLWTLQRAGHRGRAAVRTLLTFLVILYGVFFAAILTVGVLLITHTAPGHGPVAFEALGIFAGAAVIVSALTLGIRRLRSPAAAPAPAMPGAGRLARLRGHSGVMGEAVADALRLARRPDARLLGAPVWWGFDIAALWAAFHAFGAPPPFAVLVLAYFVGQLANTIPLPGSVSGGLVGVLVAFGTPVDMALAAVLAYRALAVWTPVAPGAVALAGLRRSVKRWTAEDAAGAAPAAAPVAETPPAEPVEPARPDRRPATSIARCACSGSSTATRRRSAASSGSSPTCARAWPPITASA; this is encoded by the coding sequence ATGGAACCCCGCCCCTCAGCCGCTGTCCTCACTCCTCTCTCCCCGTCGCGGCACTGGGGTGCGGCCCATGCATCGCGACGTCGGCCGCCGCGGGCTCTCCTCCTCGCGGCGGCCGGCGGCGCGGCAGTTGCCGCCGTCCTCCTCCTGGGCGGCCGCCCGGCGCAGGCCTTCGCCGACGCGCTCGATCGAATCTTCTCCGCTCAGCCGGGATGGGCGCTCGCCGCCGTTGGCTTCGAGCTCGTCTCCATCACCGGCTACAGCCTCCTGCTCTGGCACGTCGCCGGGCGCGGCTCGTCGCGCATCGACCTGCGCACGAGCTACCAGGTGACGCTCGCCGGCGCCGCCGCGACGCGCCTGCTGCCGACCGGCGGCATGGGCGGCGTCGCCCTCACGCTGTGGACGCTGCAGCGCGCCGGGCATCGCGGCCGCGCCGCCGTCCGCACGCTGCTGACCTTCCTCGTGATCCTCTACGGCGTCTTCTTCGCCGCGATCCTGACCGTCGGCGTCCTGCTCATCACGCACACGGCACCGGGCCACGGCCCCGTCGCCTTCGAGGCGCTCGGCATCTTCGCCGGCGCCGCGGTGATCGTGAGCGCCCTGACACTCGGCATCCGCCGGCTGCGCTCGCCGGCCGCCGCGCCCGCGCCGGCGATGCCCGGCGCCGGCCGCCTCGCGCGCCTGCGCGGCCACAGCGGTGTGATGGGCGAGGCCGTCGCCGACGCCCTGCGCCTGGCCCGCCGCCCCGACGCGCGCCTGCTCGGCGCCCCGGTCTGGTGGGGCTTCGACATCGCCGCCCTGTGGGCCGCCTTCCACGCGTTCGGCGCCCCACCGCCGTTCGCCGTGCTCGTCCTCGCCTACTTCGTCGGCCAGCTCGCGAACACGATCCCGCTCCCGGGCAGCGTCAGCGGCGGCCTCGTCGGCGTGCTCGTCGCGTTCGGCACGCCGGTCGACATGGCCCTCGCCGCCGTCCTCGCGTACCGCGCCCTCGCCGTGTGGACCCCGGTCGCTCCCGGAGCGGTCGCGCTCGCCGGCCTGCGCCGCAGCGTGAAGCGCTGGACGGCCGAGGATGCGGCGGGCGCCGCGCCGGCCGCCGCGCCGGTCGCCGAGACCCCGCCGGCCGAGCCCGTCGAGCCGGCCCGCCCCGACCGCCGCCCCGCCACTAGCATCGCGCGGTGCGCCTGCTCTGGGTCGTCCACTGCTACCCGCCGGCGATCGGCGGCGTCGAGCGGGTCGTCGCCGACCTGTGCGAGGGCCTGGCCGCCGATCACGGCTTCGGCGTAA
- a CDS encoding NADPH:quinone reductase — protein sequence MRAARYLTGGPDAGVLEIVDRDVPEPGPGEVRVRVSVSGVNPTDWKSRKGGGLTAAGLDEVIPNQDGAGVIEAVGAGVDERRVGERVWLWLAQWQRAHGTAAELVALPSEQAVALPDGSSLDLGAGLGIPAMTAHRCLFSGDGIGAGDAVLVHGGAGAVAHAAIELAVWRGARVASTVSSPEKAQLARAAGAELVVDYRNEDVVAAVREWAPDGVRRVVEVDLPANADVDAEVVGDHGVVSTYAVSPKPMQASRTMMIRNAAIEFVLVYTMPEAAKRQAVADVTEALRDGALTQLPVRRFALEEITAAHDAVEAGFVGKVLVDLPR from the coding sequence ATGCGAGCTGCGCGATACCTGACCGGCGGCCCGGACGCCGGCGTCCTCGAGATCGTCGACCGCGACGTGCCGGAGCCCGGGCCGGGCGAGGTGCGCGTCCGCGTCTCGGTGTCCGGCGTGAACCCGACCGACTGGAAGTCGCGCAAGGGCGGCGGGCTCACCGCCGCCGGACTCGACGAGGTGATCCCCAACCAGGACGGCGCCGGGGTGATCGAGGCCGTCGGCGCGGGCGTCGACGAGCGCCGCGTCGGCGAGCGGGTCTGGCTGTGGCTCGCGCAGTGGCAGCGGGCGCACGGCACGGCCGCCGAGCTGGTGGCGCTGCCGTCCGAGCAGGCCGTCGCGCTGCCCGACGGCAGCTCGCTCGACCTCGGCGCCGGGCTCGGCATCCCGGCGATGACGGCGCACCGCTGCCTGTTCTCCGGCGACGGGATCGGCGCCGGCGACGCGGTCCTGGTCCATGGCGGCGCCGGCGCCGTCGCCCACGCGGCGATCGAGCTCGCGGTGTGGCGCGGCGCGCGGGTCGCGTCGACCGTGAGCTCGCCGGAGAAGGCCCAGCTGGCGCGGGCGGCCGGCGCGGAGCTCGTGGTCGACTACCGCAACGAGGACGTGGTCGCCGCGGTGCGCGAATGGGCGCCGGACGGGGTGCGGCGCGTCGTGGAGGTCGATCTGCCGGCGAACGCGGATGTGGACGCCGAGGTGGTGGGGGACCACGGGGTCGTGAGCACGTACGCGGTGTCGCCGAAGCCGATGCAGGCCAGCCGCACGATGATGATCCGCAACGCGGCGATCGAGTTCGTGCTCGTCTACACCATGCCGGAGGCGGCGAAGCGGCAGGCCGTGGCGGACGTCACGGAGGCGCTGCGCGACGGCGCGCTGACCCAGCTGCCGGTGCGGCGCTTCGCGCTGGAGGAGATCACCGCCGCGCACGACGCCGTCGAGGCCGGCTTCGTCGGCAAGGTGCTCGTCGACCTGCCGCGGTAG
- a CDS encoding EthD family reductase, producing the protein MIKLSVLYPNGDGITFDHDYYVQTHMPLVQDRLGDALKGVGVDRGVGGVGPGEPPAFVAAGHLMFDSVEDFQTSFGPHAAEIQGDVPNFTNATPTVVVNEVLV; encoded by the coding sequence ATGATCAAGCTCAGCGTCCTGTATCCCAACGGCGACGGCATCACCTTCGACCACGACTACTACGTGCAGACGCACATGCCGCTGGTCCAGGACCGCCTGGGCGACGCGCTGAAGGGCGTCGGCGTGGACCGGGGCGTCGGCGGCGTCGGCCCGGGCGAGCCGCCCGCCTTCGTCGCGGCCGGGCACCTCATGTTCGACTCGGTCGAGGACTTCCAGACGAGCTTCGGGCCGCACGCGGCGGAGATCCAGGGCGACGTGCCGAACTTCACGAACGCGACGCCGACCGTCGTCGTCAACGAAGTCCTCGTGTAG
- a CDS encoding flavin-containing monooxygenase — protein sequence MTETVAREWLAGLSEALEQRDLDAIDDLFLPDGWWRDLLALTWDLRTLRGTDRIRGMLEEHLDAASPSGFTLTEGKPVALVEPAEDVRWIEAFFDFETAVGRGRGVVRLMPDGGGWRAWTLLTALQELKGHEEHAGPRRPWGVEHGEQAGREIWLDRRRREQSFEDREPRVLVVGAGQGGLTVAARLRQLGVDTLVVERNRRVGDNWRRRYRSLVLHDPVWYDHLPYLAFPPTWPVFTPKDKLAEWFESYAAAMELDVWTETELVGAFYDDAAGTWDVRVRRPGGEERALRPAHVVLATGASGEPRVPEIPGLEDFRGTVSHSSGHPGGEAFAGRRAVVVGACNSGHDIAHDFHEQGADVTMVQRSSTYVMSSEHGIPLVFAGLYEEGGPPTEDADLLFAAFPFPLLGELNKQTTQAIAELDRELLEGLSEAGFAIDFGEDGSGLLTKYLTRGGGYYIDVGCSRLIAEGKVKVKQGVAIERFTETGLAFADGTSLEADVVVLATGYEDMRETARRLLGDEVADRCTPVWGLDEEGELRTIWRDSGHPGLWFMGGNLHLCRFFSRYLALRLKALETGLLPEASTARAV from the coding sequence ATGACCGAGACCGTGGCGCGCGAGTGGCTGGCCGGCCTGTCGGAGGCGCTCGAGCAGCGTGACCTGGACGCGATCGACGATCTCTTCCTGCCCGACGGCTGGTGGCGCGATCTGCTCGCGCTGACCTGGGACCTGCGCACCCTGCGCGGCACCGACCGGATCCGGGGCATGCTCGAGGAGCATCTGGACGCCGCGTCGCCGAGCGGCTTCACTTTGACCGAGGGCAAGCCCGTCGCGCTCGTCGAGCCGGCCGAGGACGTGCGGTGGATCGAGGCGTTCTTCGACTTCGAGACGGCGGTGGGCCGCGGGCGCGGCGTCGTGCGGCTGATGCCCGACGGTGGAGGCTGGCGGGCATGGACGCTGCTCACCGCGCTGCAGGAGCTCAAGGGCCACGAGGAGCACGCCGGCCCGCGCCGCCCTTGGGGCGTGGAGCACGGCGAGCAGGCCGGCCGCGAGATCTGGCTGGACCGCCGCCGCCGCGAGCAGTCCTTCGAGGACCGCGAGCCGCGCGTGCTCGTCGTCGGCGCCGGCCAGGGCGGGCTCACCGTGGCGGCGCGCCTGCGCCAGCTCGGCGTCGACACGCTCGTCGTCGAGCGCAACCGGCGCGTCGGCGACAACTGGCGCAGGCGCTACCGCAGCCTCGTCCTGCACGACCCGGTCTGGTACGACCACCTGCCGTACCTGGCGTTCCCGCCGACGTGGCCGGTGTTCACGCCGAAGGACAAGCTCGCCGAGTGGTTCGAGTCCTACGCCGCCGCGATGGAGCTCGACGTGTGGACCGAGACCGAGCTGGTCGGCGCGTTTTACGACGACGCGGCCGGGACCTGGGACGTTCGGGTGCGCCGGCCGGGCGGCGAGGAGCGGGCGCTGCGCCCCGCGCACGTCGTGCTCGCCACCGGCGCCAGCGGCGAGCCGCGCGTCCCGGAGATCCCGGGCCTGGAGGACTTCCGCGGGACCGTGTCGCATTCCAGCGGCCATCCCGGCGGCGAGGCGTTCGCCGGCCGGCGGGCCGTCGTCGTCGGCGCGTGCAACAGCGGGCACGACATCGCCCACGACTTCCACGAGCAGGGCGCCGACGTGACGATGGTGCAGCGCTCGTCGACCTACGTGATGAGCAGCGAGCACGGCATCCCGCTCGTGTTCGCCGGGCTCTACGAGGAGGGAGGGCCGCCGACGGAGGACGCCGACCTGCTGTTCGCGGCGTTCCCGTTCCCACTGCTGGGCGAGCTCAACAAGCAGACGACGCAGGCGATCGCCGAGCTCGACCGCGAGCTGCTCGAGGGCCTCTCGGAGGCCGGCTTCGCCATCGACTTCGGCGAGGACGGCAGCGGCCTGCTGACGAAGTACCTCACCCGGGGCGGCGGCTACTACATCGACGTGGGCTGCTCACGGCTCATCGCCGAGGGCAAGGTCAAGGTCAAGCAGGGCGTCGCGATCGAGCGGTTCACCGAGACCGGCCTGGCCTTCGCCGACGGCACGTCGCTCGAGGCCGACGTCGTCGTGCTCGCCACCGGATACGAGGACATGCGCGAGACGGCGCGGCGGCTGTTGGGCGACGAGGTGGCCGACCGCTGCACTCCCGTGTGGGGACTCGACGAGGAGGGCGAGCTGCGCACGATCTGGCGCGACTCAGGCCATCCGGGACTCTGGTTCATGGGCGGCAACCTGCACCTGTGCCGGTTCTTCTCGCGCTACCTCGCCCTGCGCCTGAAGGCCCTGGAGACCGGGCTCCTGCCGGAGGCGAGCACCGCGCGCGCCGTGTGA